The Anolis carolinensis isolate JA03-04 chromosome 1, rAnoCar3.1.pri, whole genome shotgun sequence genome window below encodes:
- the api5 gene encoding apoptosis inhibitor 5, with protein sequence MPTVEELYRNYGILADAKETAAEHKDAYQVILDGVKGGAKEKRLAAQFIPKFFKHFPELADSAINAQLDLCEDEDVSIRRQAIKELPQFATGDNLPRVADILTQLLQSDDSAEFNLVNNALLSIFKMDAKGTLGGLFSQILQGEDIVRERAIKFLSTKLKTLAEEVLTKEVEELILTESKKVLEDVTGEEFVLFMKILSGLKSLQTVSGRQQLVELVAEQADLEQTFNPSDPDCVDRLLQCTRQAVPLFSKNVHSTRFVTYFCEHVLPNLSSLTTPVEGLDIQLEVLKLLAEMSSFCGDMEKLESNLKKLFDKLLEYMPLPPEEAENGENAGSEEPKLQFSYVECLLYSFHQLGRKLPDFLTAKLNTEKVKDFKIRLQYFARGLQVYIRQLRLALQGKTGEALKTEENKIKVVALKITNNINVLIKDLFHIPPSYKSTVTLSWKPVQKAEAGQKRASEDTTSDLPAKKAPAGPKRDARQIYNPPSGKYSSNLGNFSYEQRGGFRGGRGRGWGGRGNRSRGRIY encoded by the exons ATGCCCACCGTAGAAGAACTATACAGGAACTACGGCATCTTAGCCGACGCCAAGGAGACCGCGGCCGAG CACAAAGATGCCTATCAAGTGATTTTGGATGGTGTCAAGGGAGGTGCCAAAGAGAAGAGATTGGCAGCACAGTTTATTCCAAAGTTCTTCAAACATTTCCCTGAGCTGGCAGATTCAGCTATAAATGCCCAGTTGGACCTTTGTGAGGATGAAGATGTTTCT ATCCGACGACAAGCAATCAAGGAATTACCCCAGTTTGCTACAGGTGACAACCTTCCAAGGGTGGCTGATATCCTCACCCAGCTTCTGCAATCAG ATGATTCTGCAGAATTCAACTTGGTAAACAATGCCTTGCTAAGCATATTTAAGATGGATGCTAAAG gaacattgGGTGGTTTATTCAGTCAAATACTACAGGGTGAAGATATTGTGCGAGAAAGAGCAATCAAATTTCTCTCCACAAAACTCAAAACATTAGCTGAAGAAGTGTTGACAAAAGAAGTAGAAGAGCTCATATTGACAGAATCAAAGAAG GTTCTTGAGGATGTAACTGGTGAAGAGTTTGTTTTGTTCATGAAGATACTATCTGGATTAAAAAGCCTGCAGACAGTGAGTGGGCGGCAGCAGCTAGTTGAACTAGTGGCTGAACAAGCTGACCTTGAACAGACCTTCAATCCATCTGACCCTGATTGTGTGGACAGACTTTTGCAGTGCACTCGTCAAGCAGTTCCACTTTTCTCA AAAAATGTTCATTCCACAAGATTTGTCACTTACTTCTGTGAgcatgttttgccaaatttgagTTCTCTGACTACCCCTGTTGAAGGCCTTGATATCCAGTTAGAG GTACTGAAACTGCTTGCTGAGATGAGTTCCTTCTGTGGTGACATGGAAAAGCTGGAATCAAATTTAAAAAAGCTTTTTGATAAATTATTG GAGTACATGCCTCTCCCTCCAGAAGAAGCAGAGAATGGGGAGAATGCTGGCAGTGAAGAACCCAAATTGCAGTTCAGCTATGTGGAATGTTTATTATACAGCTTTCATCAACTGGGACGAAAGCTTCCAGACTTCCTGACTGCCAAGCTGAACACAGAGAAAGTGAAAGATTTTAAAATCag GCTACAATATTTTGCTAGAGGACTGCAAGTTTACATCCGTCAGCTTCGTTTGGCACTCCAAGGCAAGACAGGAGAAGCATTAAAGACCGAAGAG AACAAAATTAAAGTGGTTGCACTGAAAATTACTAATAACATCAATGTTTTAATCAAG GATCTCTTCCATATCCCTCCTTCATACAAAAGTACAGTTACACTGTCTTGGAAACCTGTACAGAAAGCTGAAGCCGG GCAAAAAAGAGCCAGTGAAGACACAACTTCAGACTTGCCCGCAAAGAAGGCTCCAGCAGGACCAAAAAGAGATGCCAGACAGATTTATAATCCACCCAGTGGAAAATACAGCAGCAATTTGGGCAACTTTTCTTATG